In the Agrococcus sp. Marseille-Q4369 genome, one interval contains:
- a CDS encoding GntR family transcriptional regulator, translated as MSLSRSEDDALADIAAYLRLSSAPTRAADRAVFAVREAILDGVIEPGTWLREEALSQALAMSRTPLREALNRLRQEGLVESPTGAGLRVTELRPDDLAVVYQVRAALEGFAAELAALRATDRSVRALQSAQEEMRAAAEQQDRLQFVRGNARFHEALAEAARNAYLQRLLGPVHVAIRRFQASNYHESRMQEIVTEHDAIIAGIVSGSPEAARQASEAHADAARTETFHRIVPFEQE; from the coding sequence GTGAGCCTTTCGCGCAGTGAAGACGATGCTCTCGCCGATATCGCCGCGTACCTGCGCCTGTCTTCTGCCCCGACGCGCGCCGCGGACCGAGCCGTCTTCGCGGTTCGTGAGGCAATCCTCGACGGAGTCATCGAACCTGGCACCTGGCTGCGGGAAGAGGCTCTGAGCCAGGCTCTCGCGATGTCACGCACGCCGCTGCGAGAGGCCTTGAACCGCCTGCGCCAGGAGGGGCTCGTAGAGAGCCCCACAGGCGCCGGACTCCGCGTCACTGAGCTGCGCCCCGACGACCTCGCCGTGGTCTACCAGGTGCGGGCGGCGCTCGAAGGCTTCGCCGCCGAGTTGGCGGCCTTGCGAGCAACGGATCGAAGCGTCAGAGCACTGCAGTCGGCACAGGAGGAGATGCGGGCAGCCGCGGAGCAGCAGGACCGCCTCCAGTTCGTGCGCGGGAACGCGCGCTTCCACGAGGCGCTCGCCGAGGCAGCCCGCAATGCGTACCTTCAGCGACTGTTGGGGCCCGTGCACGTTGCGATCCGCCGCTTCCAAGCCTCGAACTACCATGAGAGCAGGATGCAGGAGATCGTCACCGAGCACGACGCGATCATCGCCGGCATCGTCTCGGGCTCACCGGAGGCGGCACGGCAGGCATCTGAAGCGCACGCCGACGCAGCTCGCACCGAGACGTTCCACCGAATCGTGCCCTTCGAGCAGGAGTGA
- a CDS encoding LysR family transcriptional regulator — protein sequence MDAENLRFLLEVARTGRLRDAAARLEVDETTVSRRISRLEQELGVRMFDRAPQGWRVTDSARLILPHAEAVESSVARALEAVVSRPGELSGTARLLAPDGFGANVLVPGLRPLLDTHPGLSLEVITATSHDLITARDFDVAVTLEKPSPRAAAVRHLADYELRAYASRDYLERRGTPGSVDELRRDHDLIWYVEALLDVAPLRILDELLPRGHARLQTNNITGQHSAARAGLGVAILPTYIGGADPELVGVLPEALSISRTYWLVVPRDLTELLRVRVITEAIDALVAEHPHLSSCAD from the coding sequence GTGGATGCCGAGAACCTGCGATTCCTGCTCGAGGTCGCGCGAACGGGGCGCTTGCGCGACGCGGCCGCGCGCCTCGAGGTCGACGAGACGACGGTCTCGCGACGCATCAGCCGGCTCGAGCAGGAGCTCGGCGTGCGCATGTTCGACCGCGCGCCGCAGGGCTGGCGCGTCACCGACTCGGCGCGGCTGATCCTGCCCCACGCGGAGGCGGTCGAGTCGAGCGTCGCGCGGGCGCTCGAGGCGGTCGTCTCGCGGCCGGGGGAGCTGAGCGGCACGGCGCGGCTGCTCGCGCCCGACGGCTTCGGCGCGAACGTGCTTGTGCCGGGCTTGCGGCCGCTGCTCGACACGCATCCCGGCCTCTCGTTGGAAGTCATCACGGCGACGAGCCACGACCTCATCACCGCGCGCGACTTCGACGTCGCCGTCACGCTCGAGAAGCCTTCGCCGCGGGCGGCGGCGGTGCGGCACCTCGCTGACTACGAGCTGCGCGCCTACGCGTCGCGCGACTACCTCGAGCGGCGCGGCACGCCTGGCTCGGTCGACGAGCTGCGGCGCGACCACGACCTCATCTGGTACGTCGAGGCGCTGCTCGACGTCGCGCCGCTGCGGATCCTCGACGAGCTGCTGCCGCGCGGCCACGCCCGGTTGCAGACGAACAACATCACCGGCCAGCACAGCGCCGCGCGCGCCGGCCTCGGCGTCGCGATCCTGCCGACCTACATCGGCGGCGCCGACCCGGAGCTCGTCGGCGTCCTGCCCGAGGCGCTCAGCATCAGCCGCACGTACTGGCTCGTCGTGCCGCGCGACCTGACCGAGCTGCTGCGCGTGCGCGTCATCACGGAGGCGATCGACGCGCTCGTCGCCGAGCACCCGCACCTGTCCAGCTGCGCCGACTGA
- a CDS encoding NAD(P)-dependent oxidoreductase has protein sequence MAISSSVLDRPIGVIGLGNMGLALARRLADSFTVLGSDPSGERQALAAAAGIEVVDQQAVARSCSVVLLSLPRPSISLAVTRALAAGDSTPSVIVETSTVNPSDIADLVGATRDAGIAVIDSAILSGVKQMSDGTSGLLIAGDRSVAEQLDPLFAAVTDNRRIVGESGSAMAAKVLNNAVAHVVMVLLGEALALSKTSGLDPQLLVDILTAPDGGLMRPLTHRIAERAFSGDYEGGMSLEAARKDSTLVLAMAQDAGVPVFTMPAAHGVYEMAMAAGFEREDYAALVKLWEAWCATSFVSIATP, from the coding sequence TTGGCCATCTCCTCGTCAGTCCTCGACCGCCCGATCGGTGTCATCGGACTCGGCAACATGGGGCTCGCCCTCGCCCGCCGTCTTGCGGACTCATTCACGGTGCTCGGTTCAGACCCGTCCGGCGAACGACAGGCGCTCGCGGCCGCGGCTGGCATCGAAGTGGTTGACCAGCAGGCCGTCGCGCGCTCCTGCTCAGTCGTCTTGCTGTCCCTGCCGCGGCCGTCGATCTCGCTCGCGGTGACGCGAGCGCTCGCCGCGGGAGACTCGACGCCGTCGGTCATCGTCGAGACCAGCACAGTGAACCCGAGCGACATCGCCGACCTTGTGGGAGCGACGCGCGACGCAGGCATCGCCGTGATCGACTCAGCCATCCTCTCTGGCGTAAAGCAGATGTCCGACGGCACCTCAGGGCTCTTGATCGCCGGCGACCGATCTGTCGCTGAGCAACTCGATCCGCTGTTCGCCGCTGTCACGGACAATCGCAGAATCGTCGGCGAGTCCGGCAGTGCGATGGCGGCGAAGGTCCTCAACAACGCTGTCGCGCACGTCGTCATGGTGCTGCTCGGCGAAGCGTTGGCGCTGAGCAAGACCTCCGGTCTTGATCCGCAGTTGCTGGTCGACATCCTCACCGCGCCCGACGGCGGGCTCATGCGGCCGCTGACCCACCGCATCGCGGAGCGTGCTTTCTCCGGCGACTACGAAGGTGGCATGTCCCTGGAGGCCGCACGCAAGGACTCGACGCTCGTACTCGCCATGGCTCAGGATGCGGGCGTGCCCGTCTTCACCATGCCCGCAGCGCACGGCGTGTACGAGATGGCGATGGCAGCAGGCTTCGAACGGGAGGACTATGCGGCTCTCGTCAAGCTCTGGGAGGCCTGGTGCGCGACGAGCTTCGTCTCGATAGCGACGCCCTAG
- a CDS encoding MFS transporter, translating into MTTNTPTARSKPKLDMRVTSSSVIGTVIECYEFYVYGTMAALVLGRLFFPTGDPIVESLAAFAAFAVGFIARPIGAAFFGHFGDRIGRKRMLVYSLNGMGGATFVIGLLPTYATIGFAAPALLVLCRLIQGFSIGGEWGGAMLMSVEHAPAERKNLAGALVQVGSPSGLVLATVVVALVSAMPDASFEAWGWRIPFLISAVLVFVGLFIRLKTHESPEFAKVREQGEQVKVPLLETIKTAPLRVLIGIGLTLAPFVFFYFLTTFLLTFGVNVLQFDSQLLLWSVALAAGLEIITMPIAGAIADRYGRDRVFIVGAAALLVIAFPVIFLLVTNPGSPLVLILVMIGAMTIIHPFTYALLSTMFSDLFPTNIRYTGVSLAFQFGGVVGGFTPLILTSFLTTDSFAVLIAGYMAVLSLLTVAAGVATALIGARQRRERATDAAEVHVHVS; encoded by the coding sequence ATGACGACCAATACCCCCACAGCACGATCGAAGCCGAAGCTCGACATGCGAGTGACGAGCTCCAGTGTGATCGGCACGGTGATCGAGTGTTACGAGTTCTACGTGTACGGCACCATGGCCGCCCTCGTGCTCGGACGCCTCTTCTTCCCGACCGGTGACCCGATCGTGGAGTCGCTTGCGGCATTCGCAGCCTTTGCGGTCGGCTTCATCGCTCGTCCGATCGGAGCGGCGTTCTTCGGGCACTTCGGCGATCGGATCGGGCGCAAGCGGATGCTCGTGTACAGCCTGAACGGCATGGGTGGCGCGACGTTCGTCATCGGGCTCCTACCCACGTACGCCACCATCGGGTTCGCCGCTCCGGCGCTTCTTGTGCTTTGCCGCCTTATCCAGGGCTTCTCAATCGGCGGCGAGTGGGGAGGCGCGATGCTCATGTCGGTCGAGCACGCACCCGCGGAGCGCAAGAACCTGGCTGGCGCACTTGTGCAAGTCGGATCGCCCTCCGGTCTTGTGCTGGCAACCGTCGTCGTCGCGCTGGTCAGCGCGATGCCAGACGCGTCGTTCGAGGCGTGGGGATGGCGCATCCCCTTCCTGATCTCAGCGGTTCTGGTGTTCGTTGGCCTGTTCATCCGCTTGAAGACGCACGAGTCGCCTGAGTTCGCCAAGGTGCGCGAGCAGGGTGAGCAGGTCAAGGTCCCGCTGCTGGAGACCATCAAGACCGCCCCGCTCCGAGTGCTCATCGGCATCGGTCTCACTCTGGCGCCGTTCGTGTTCTTCTACTTCCTCACGACATTCCTGCTCACATTCGGAGTGAACGTGCTTCAGTTCGACAGCCAGCTGTTGCTCTGGAGCGTGGCGCTCGCCGCAGGACTCGAGATCATCACGATGCCGATCGCGGGTGCGATCGCTGACAGGTACGGACGGGACAGGGTCTTTATCGTCGGCGCGGCCGCGCTGCTAGTCATCGCGTTCCCGGTCATCTTCCTGCTGGTGACGAACCCAGGGAGTCCCCTCGTCCTCATCCTGGTCATGATCGGGGCGATGACGATCATCCACCCATTCACCTACGCCCTGCTCTCGACGATGTTCAGCGACCTGTTCCCGACCAACATCCGCTACACGGGCGTCTCGCTCGCATTCCAGTTCGGCGGTGTCGTCGGAGGGTTCACCCCGCTGATCCTGACGTCGTTCCTCACGACGGACAGCTTCGCGGTCCTGATCGCCGGCTACATGGCCGTCCTCTCCTTGCTGACGGTGGCCGCTGGTGTCGCCACGGCGCTCATCGGAGCTCGGCAGCGTCGGGAAAGGGCGACGGACGCTGCTGAGGTGCATGTCCACGTGAGTTGA
- a CDS encoding aldehyde dehydrogenase family protein: MTDSRNHDVVTLPGGGNLPQGSLIHGAWVPNTGDRRDVFDPATGQRLATVREAAAEEVAAAVDSARRAQSGWAERSVHVREALLIDAARVINENADLLARVETLDTGKPLSQSQTDVAIAEQYFRFYAHASRHFFGETIPSASSMQVRTEREPHGVVAHITPWNAPLSQWSRGVAPSLAVGNTVVVKPSELAPLSTLLVADLLKDVLPAGIMNVVPGDGSVTGAALASSPGIDHLTFTGSVATGIRVAQMAAANVVAANLELGGKSAAIVFPDADLQSAAAAAANALVRNTGQSCSALTRFIVHSSVADEFERLLVDATSSMVMGPGIDDFQLGPLVSEAQRDRVVGLVQRAAASGAAVVTHSELVPTAPELRDGWFVSPTVLTHVTPEMEVATTEVFGPVQTVLRFDEEAQAVAIANGTSYGLTAAVFTRDVDVVARLSRSLRAGQVQINGFVGAGMEIPFGGIKHSGFGREKGFEALYGYTQVKTIVTHVGTRA; the protein is encoded by the coding sequence ATGACGGACTCTCGCAATCACGACGTGGTGACGCTTCCCGGAGGAGGCAACCTGCCTCAAGGCAGCCTTATCCATGGCGCATGGGTGCCCAATACCGGTGACCGGCGAGATGTGTTCGACCCCGCGACCGGCCAGCGTCTGGCGACAGTGCGTGAGGCGGCTGCCGAGGAGGTCGCTGCCGCGGTCGACTCGGCCAGGCGTGCGCAGTCCGGTTGGGCCGAGAGATCCGTCCACGTCCGTGAGGCGCTGCTCATCGACGCGGCGAGGGTCATCAACGAGAACGCAGACCTGCTCGCGCGCGTCGAGACCCTCGATACGGGCAAGCCCTTGAGCCAGTCGCAGACCGACGTCGCTATCGCGGAGCAGTACTTCAGGTTCTACGCCCACGCGAGTCGGCACTTCTTCGGAGAGACGATCCCGTCCGCCTCGTCGATGCAGGTGCGTACGGAGCGTGAGCCGCATGGCGTCGTGGCGCACATCACGCCCTGGAACGCGCCGCTCAGCCAGTGGAGCAGGGGCGTCGCGCCGTCACTCGCCGTCGGCAACACGGTCGTGGTCAAGCCGTCCGAGCTCGCACCGCTCTCGACGCTCCTCGTCGCTGATCTGCTCAAGGACGTGCTTCCAGCGGGGATCATGAACGTCGTCCCGGGCGACGGGTCAGTTACTGGCGCCGCACTCGCATCAAGCCCGGGGATCGATCACCTGACCTTCACAGGATCGGTCGCGACCGGGATCCGAGTCGCGCAGATGGCTGCCGCCAACGTCGTGGCGGCGAACCTCGAGCTTGGAGGGAAGTCGGCCGCGATCGTCTTCCCCGACGCGGATCTCCAGAGTGCGGCCGCTGCAGCCGCGAACGCGCTGGTACGGAACACCGGCCAATCGTGCAGTGCACTAACCCGATTCATCGTGCACAGTTCGGTCGCCGACGAGTTCGAGCGCCTGTTGGTCGACGCGACATCGTCGATGGTCATGGGTCCCGGCATCGACGACTTCCAGCTCGGGCCCCTAGTATCGGAGGCGCAGCGCGATCGGGTGGTTGGCCTTGTTCAGCGAGCCGCAGCAAGCGGAGCGGCCGTCGTGACGCACAGCGAGCTCGTGCCCACTGCGCCCGAGTTACGCGATGGCTGGTTCGTCTCGCCGACGGTGCTGACGCATGTCACGCCCGAGATGGAGGTCGCGACGACCGAGGTATTCGGTCCGGTGCAGACTGTTCTCCGATTTGACGAGGAAGCGCAGGCCGTCGCGATCGCCAACGGCACGAGCTATGGCCTGACGGCAGCTGTGTTCACGAGGGACGTCGACGTCGTCGCGCGCCTCTCACGATCGTTGCGTGCGGGTCAGGTGCAGATCAACGGATTCGTCGGAGCCGGTATGGAGATCCCGTTTGGCGGCATCAAGCATTCCGGATTCGGGCGCGAGAAGGGTTTCGAAGCGCTCTACGGCTACACGCAGGTGAAGACGATCGTCACGCACGTGGGGACTCGCGCATGA
- a CDS encoding iron-containing alcohol dehydrogenase, with the protein MSIDINTPPILRFGAGSVDSIGELLKTLGAERPIVVTDGFLVSTGVAARVADALTAAGLQASVYDGTIPDPTTASLETGLEAIRAHEADSIVALGGGSPIDTAKALSVLAVRGGHMRELKAPFQFVGPALPVIAVPTTAGTGSEVTQFTIITDSETNEKMLCAGPGYLPKAAVVDFELTVSMPPRLTADTGIDALTHAIEAYVSRKANPISDTYALAAISRIGRYLRRAYRDGSDREAREEMMTAATLAGMAFSNASVALVHGMSRPLGAHFHIAHGMANAMLFAEITAFSVEHAVERYATCARTLGVASDADSDAAAADALVQELRTLAREVEVPTPATRGIDRAEWDERVPVMAQQALASGSPNNNPRVPTAEEIEQLYAAIYE; encoded by the coding sequence GTGAGCATCGACATCAACACCCCTCCCATCCTCCGATTCGGCGCGGGCAGCGTCGACAGCATCGGCGAGCTGCTCAAGACCCTCGGGGCCGAGCGGCCGATCGTCGTCACCGACGGCTTCCTCGTCTCGACGGGCGTCGCGGCGAGGGTGGCGGATGCGCTCACGGCGGCGGGCCTGCAGGCGTCGGTCTACGACGGCACCATCCCCGACCCGACGACCGCCTCGCTCGAGACCGGGCTCGAGGCGATCCGCGCGCACGAGGCCGACAGCATCGTCGCGCTCGGCGGCGGCAGCCCCATCGACACCGCGAAGGCGCTCTCGGTGCTCGCGGTGCGCGGCGGCCACATGCGCGAGCTGAAGGCTCCGTTCCAGTTCGTCGGGCCGGCGCTGCCGGTCATCGCCGTGCCCACGACGGCCGGCACGGGCTCGGAGGTGACGCAGTTCACGATCATCACCGACAGCGAGACGAACGAGAAGATGCTGTGCGCGGGGCCCGGCTACCTGCCGAAGGCCGCGGTCGTCGACTTCGAGCTCACCGTCTCGATGCCACCGCGCCTCACGGCCGACACCGGCATCGACGCGCTCACGCACGCGATCGAGGCGTACGTGAGCCGCAAGGCCAACCCCATCTCTGACACGTACGCGCTCGCCGCGATCTCGCGCATCGGCCGCTACCTGCGCCGCGCCTACCGCGACGGCAGCGACCGCGAGGCGCGCGAGGAGATGATGACCGCGGCGACGCTCGCCGGCATGGCGTTCTCGAACGCGTCGGTGGCGCTCGTGCACGGCATGAGCCGGCCGCTCGGCGCCCACTTCCACATCGCGCACGGCATGGCCAACGCGATGTTGTTCGCCGAGATCACCGCCTTCTCGGTCGAGCACGCGGTCGAGCGCTACGCGACGTGCGCCCGCACGCTCGGGGTCGCATCCGACGCCGACTCCGACGCCGCGGCCGCCGACGCGCTCGTGCAGGAGCTGCGCACGCTCGCCCGCGAGGTCGAGGTGCCGACCCCCGCGACGCGCGGCATCGACCGCGCCGAGTGGGACGAGCGCGTGCCCGTCATGGCGCAGCAGGCGCTCGCCTCGGGCTCGCCGAACAACAACCCGCGCGTGCCGACGGCCGAGGAGATCGAGCAGCTCTACGCCGCGATCTACGAGTAG
- a CDS encoding N-acyl homoserine lactonase family protein: MPIDYFVWLIAGGSEAILVDAGYTPEVAEQRGNRIHLGSPIEACAALGYPPKSIKSLVITHAHYDHTGYLHELPSARIHLQERELAFWTGRHAHRAMYRSIVDQGDVLELVRRNFAGSVDLIDGDADIAPGVSVHLVGGHTAGMQVVRVDVEGQLIVLASDASHFYENVEADKPFSITHSTPGMFDAFDRSRELASSRDSVGLIIPGHDPGVRARFPDVGAAIGIESRVWQIA, translated from the coding sequence ATGCCGATCGACTACTTCGTCTGGCTGATCGCGGGCGGTTCGGAGGCAATCCTCGTCGATGCCGGATACACGCCTGAGGTGGCAGAGCAGCGCGGAAATCGGATCCATCTGGGGTCGCCGATCGAGGCGTGCGCTGCGCTGGGGTATCCGCCGAAGTCCATAAAGAGCCTCGTCATCACGCACGCTCACTACGATCACACCGGATATCTACATGAGTTGCCTAGCGCGCGCATCCACCTTCAAGAGCGCGAACTGGCTTTCTGGACCGGACGGCACGCGCACCGGGCGATGTACCGCTCGATCGTGGATCAAGGTGACGTGCTCGAGCTCGTGCGACGCAATTTTGCAGGCTCTGTCGACCTCATCGACGGCGACGCTGATATCGCGCCAGGAGTGAGCGTTCACCTCGTCGGCGGGCACACTGCCGGCATGCAGGTCGTGCGCGTCGACGTTGAAGGGCAGCTGATCGTGCTGGCCTCGGACGCCTCCCACTTCTACGAGAACGTCGAGGCCGACAAGCCGTTCTCGATCACCCACAGCACTCCCGGGATGTTCGATGCCTTCGACAGAAGTCGAGAGCTGGCGAGCTCCCGGGATTCGGTCGGGCTCATCATCCCAGGACACGATCCCGGCGTGCGCGCCCGATTCCCAGACGTCGGCGCTGCTATCGGCATCGAGTCGCGCGTCTGGCAAATCGCCTGA